One part of the Amphiura filiformis chromosome 5, Afil_fr2py, whole genome shotgun sequence genome encodes these proteins:
- the LOC140151654 gene encoding zinc finger MYM-type protein 6-like, with translation MFPDSKIALKYSCRETKITAIARTLGQDTKGDILGKLKQTPFSLSTDGSSDSGADKQLYPIVVRYYDTDLSQVLSVLLEIAVTKDASTGNNIFLLLDKVLTDNKIPWKNVICFGADNAAVMMGIHKGVAAFVKKQNPDVFILGCPCHLIHLAAEKGANQLSFSPVSLLIPIFYYLEKSSKRHKEYKEMQTLCNVEQHAILKHVCTRWLSLERTLNRLLEQWVPLEKYFKQEAGSVTTKRKLEGDVVPKPKKQKLSTSKKDSTVSVRASVVLKETSTKKGGAGAVSSVPKDSNASKAISSIGSLFSVDKTSTSKGATKSVTTAKSTSTKGTTKHSSIETVPKSSVPVVKSTSTKGITKHSSIGTVPKASVPVVKSTSTK, from the coding sequence GCGACATCCTTGGTAAACTGAAGCAAACTCCATTCTCGTTATCAACAGACGGAAGTTCGGATAGTGGTGCGGACAAACAATTATATCCGATTGTTGTAAGATATTATGATACAGATTTGAGCCAAGTGTTGAGTGTTCTTCTAGAAATTGCAGTAACAAAGGATGCATCTACTGGGAATAATATATTTCTTCTTCTGGACAAAGTGTTGACAGACAACAAGATACCATGGAAAAATGTGATATGCTTTGGCGCAGACAATGCTGCTGTCATGATGGGAATCCACAAAGGTGTTGCAGCTTTTGTGAAGAAGCAAAATCCAGATGTGTTCATCTTAGGTTGCCCATGTCATTTAATCCATTTGGCTGCTGAAAAGGGGGCTAACCAGTTATCATTTTCTCCTGTTTCCTTGCTTATTCCTATCTTCTATTACCTGGAAAAGTCAAGCAAGAGGCACAAAGAATATAAGGAGATGCAAACACTTTGTAATGTTGAACAGCACGCAATCCTAAAGCATGTTTGCACGCGCTGGCTTTCTTTAGAGAGAACACTCAACAGATTGCTAGAGCAGTGGGTGCCATTAGAGAAGTACTTTAAGCAAGAAGCAGGAAGTGTAACAACTAAACGGAAACTAGAAGGGGATGTCGTGCCAAAGCCAAAGAAACAGAAACTTTCAACCAGCAAGAAAGATAGCACAGTCAGTGTTAGAGCTTCAGTTGTTCTGAAGGAGACCAGTACAAAGAAAGGTGGTGCTGGAGCTGTGTCATCAGTCCCCAAAGACTCAAATGCATCCAAGGCAATTAGCAGCATTGGATCCCTGTTTTCGGTTGACAAAACATCAACTTCCAAAGGTGCTACAAAGAGTGTGACAACAGCCAAGAGTACATCCACCAAGGGTACCACAAAACACAGTAGTATTGAGACTGTCCCCAAATCATCAGTTCCTGTAGTCAAGAGCACATCGACTAAGGGTATTACAAAGCACAGTAGTATTGGGACTGTCCCCAAAGCATCAGTTCCTGTGGTCAAGAGCACATCAACTAAGTAG